The genomic segment TACCAATCCCGCAGCCAGCGCAACGCTCCCGGCAAGATGGCTTCATTTGAAATGAGCGCCAGCACGCCAATGATGAGTATCGGATGGACGATTGCGATCATCGGCCAGAGATGAACGTGTTTGCCGGAAAGCAGGATCAAAATCGGCAGGAGGATGAGATAGCCGAGGGTGAGTTTGTCAAAGAAAAGGAGTTTTTGCCGCCGGCCGGCTCGGATTCTGGAAAAAGAAATCTTCATAAGAACTGTGGTGGCCCGAAAATTCCGTTTAAGAACGCCGTTTAAATAACATGCCCGTTTCCTGCTGCCGCTGCTTAACGCGAAGGTACGCTAATCAATTTTTAATTCGCATTCATTCGCGGTTTGAGACATGGGAACGTTACTTCATTCTGATTCCCTAGTCTGATGAGCTATCGCCAATCGTCGTGGTTTCTTGCACGAAATCCACAATGCATTGATAAATTTCCGGCGGCACCTGCTGGCGAAAGCCGTGATGCAGCCCTTTCTTGCGTTGCAGCAATTCGGCGCAAGCCCGTGTGGGGCAGACATATGCGCCCCGGCCCGGCAGCTTTTGACGCGCATCAATAACAAAAACACCCTCGGGAGTGCGACTCAGACGCAACAATTCCCGCTTTGCCGTTTTGCGGCCGCAAGCCAGGCAGGTTCGTTCAAGCATGGCGTGACTATAACACGATTTAACCAAAAAATCAAGCGAGGGCGCAACCGCAGCGCCAAATTTCTCATTGACAAACGCCCGTCGATTGCTTAATATTCGCTGCCAAAAGCAGAACTGGCTTGCTGTTGTTTTCATGATTTAGAAAAACACCGGTTCTACAATAGTGATCTTCATCTGCAGAAACGCAAGTTGTTATAACGAGCGAACGTTCGCACGGCCTTGCCGCGGGAGCATACTGAGTTTGCAAACATCTCTTTTGAAAAAAATCGCCGGCAAGTGCCGGACAAGACGTGAGAGGGATTCGGGTTGAAGCTGAGAGACATCATCGAGCCGATCAAAGATGACCTGGTGGCATTCGAGCAAGAATATAAATCCCTACTCAAATCCGACATTTTTCTCATCGACCAGATTGTTCACTATCTTCTTTCGCATCGCGGCAAACGCTTGCGCCCCATCATCGTCCTGTTGATCAGCCGCATGAACGGCGCGCCTCCCACCGTCAAACGCTTGAAAGCGGCGGCCATTCTCGAATTG from the Cytophagia bacterium CHB2 genome contains:
- a CDS encoding YlxR family protein; protein product: MLERTCLACGRKTAKRELLRLSRTPEGVFVIDARQKLPGRGAYVCPTRACAELLQRKKGLHHGFRQQVPPEIYQCIVDFVQETTTIGDSSSD